The stretch of DNA CTCTGGCCCGGACCGGGGCGTTCGTGGGGATTCCCCTGGTGCTAGCGCTGGCAGCGATCGCGGGAGGTGTGCTGCTGGCTTACCGCCGCAGGGCCTGAGCCCAGGCGCTGACAGCCGGCGGCCGCAACGCCGCTGACTGACAGGTGGGGATCCCTACCCGTGTGGGTAGGGATCCCCATTGCGTTGCGACTCCGTACCCGACGGCGATGCCGGTTGGTAGCCTGCAGTCGACGAAGTCCCGTCGCCATCCCGACCCTTGGAACAGAGGTGCTTTCACGTGCGCAGTCCCCTTTTTGAGCAGGCCAACCGTGAGCAGGAGACCGGCCAGCGCTGGACTGTCCAGTCCAGCAAGATGCTTCGTGTGGCCCTGGGCCCGGAGGTTCTGGCCGCGCAGGGCGCGATGGTCGCCTACCAGGGGAACATCGACTTCTCCTACCAGGGCTCGAGGAGCCTGGGCGGCATGATCAAGAAAGCCGCCACCGGGGAGGGCGGTAACCTCATGCGCGTCTCGGGTCAGGGCGAGGTGTTCTTCGCCCGCAGCGCGCAGAACGTGTTCCTGCTCCAGCTGGAGGGTGATGCGATCACGGTGAACACACCGTCCCTGCTGGCCTTCGACGCGCACCTGGGCTATGACATCAGGATGCTGGGCAATGCCGGGATCCTTGCAGGCGGGCTGTTCAACCTCATGGTTCAGGGGCAGGGCGTGGTGGCCGTGTCCTCCGATGGGCCGCCGTTGCTTCTGGACTGCTCCCAGCAGCCGACCTTCGTTGACCCGCAGGCGGCGATCTGCTGGTCGGCGAACCTGCAGCCGCAGATCAAGAGCAGCTTCAAGATGGGTTCCCTCATTGGGCGCGGCTCGGGCGAGTCCTTCCAGCTGGCCTTCCACGGCCCGGGCTTCGTGGTGGTCCAGCCCAGCGAGGGCCAGCCGGTGGTGGCGTCGTCCTGAGCGAGGCGACGACGGCGGAGCGTGCGGCTGCTCGGCATCCGTGTAATTGTCCGAAGACCGCAAAGAGCCGTTCTCGGCAGGCGGTGATCGCTTCTCTCCTGCCCATGTCTGAGGGCTGGGTGGCCACCCTGTTCTTGTTGAGATAATGGCTCTGTGACTACTCCCCCGCCGATCCGTGCTCCCAAGCCCATGCCTCTTTCAGGTGAGGAGGTGGTGGCTGGGACGGATGCAACGGTCGTGGATTTCTGGCGCTTCGCGCTGTCCAATCTCCGGATGAACAATGCCCGTGGCTACCTCGCTGAGTTCCTGGTGGCGAAGGCGGTCGGTTCGACCGGACTGCGGATCGAGTGGGATCCTTACGATGTTCTGGCGCCGGACGGGACCACGATTGAGGTCAAGACCTCCGCCTATCTCCAGGCATGGGACCAGTACAAGCTCTCAACGATTCAGTTCACAGGGCTTCGCAGTCGCATCTGGACCACAGAAGGCGGGCTGACGCCGACTCCCACCTACAACGCCGACGTGTACGTCTTCGCGATCCAGACAGCGCGCACCCACGAGGAGTACAACCCGCTCCTGGCATCCCAATGGCGCTTCCACGTCCTTCCCAGGAAGACGGTAGAGGACCTTGGCCAAGAATCCATCAGCCTTGCGATCTTGGAGAAACTTGCCGGTCCCTCAGTTGCGTACGAAGAACTTTCTGAAGCCATCAACGCCGCAGCCAAGAAGGAGCACAAAGGCCCGCGGAACCGATGCTGAGTCAGAGACGATGTGCACCGAAAGGGGCTCATATCCAGCCTAATCTTACCGGGCTCCAACCAGACACCACCGAAGGATGAGACGGTACCTGGTCCCGATAACGGGCTGCTGGCGCGTCTGGCCAACTCGCAGCAGCCGACCTTCGTTGACCCGCAGGCGGCGATCTGCTGGTCGGCGAACCTGCAGCCGCAGATCAAGAGCAGCTTCAAGATGGGTTCTCATCGGGCGCGGCTCGGGCGAGTCCTTCCAGCTGGCCTTCCACGGCCCGGGCTTCGTGGTGGTCCAGCCCAGCGAGGGCCAGCCGGTCATGGCATCCTCCTGAGCCGGGGGACACCGGCGGAGCGTGCGACTCCGGCAGCCGTGCGATCAGCGGCGACCACACGGTGAATGCAGAACTCGGCTCGCCGATCCGTCGGGAACCTACGTGAGGTCCGCTGAGTCGGCCTTGTTCTCCGCCTGACAACCTCCATGTAGCGCTGCTTGCTTGACTCCCGCAGGTACCTGCCGGTCTACAGTCCCAAGATCGACTGGAGGACGTCCCCTAACTGGTTGCGGCAGTTGTCGAAGGTCGTAGCCTGCCTCGGCCTCATCGGCCCACGCCTGGATCTGCTCATCGCTGACACTGCACCCGCGAAGAAGATGCTCATCCACACCAGTAGCGTATACGAGAATCTGCCGTGGCCCTCCATTGGACATCAGTAGCAGCAGACTACTGATGCTCAGCATTTTCCGGGTGCCAACGCTCAGTGAGACATGAGAACGCAGGCCGAGATAAGCCTATCAATCTTGTGGACGTCGACCTGGGACCCGAGCTTGATCTTGATGCGACCTGCCCGCGTCCATAATTCGAGTTCTGAGTTCATGTCGAATGTTCTTGCATTCTCGGTCGACCACATGTTAATGGCGCTGTAGGGCAGTGAATAGTTCTCTACCTTCCGACCAGTCAACCCTTATGCGTCACGGATGATCAACCGCTTCGAGGTGAACACGGCCGAATCGCGCATCGTCTTGAAGGCGGTGTAGGACTGCTCCCCTTCAACAAGAACACCCAGGACGTCTTGAGGAATCAGATCCTCCGCCAAGAAGGTCCACGTAGCCACCGAGGCCATCTCCATGCTCACTTTTTCACCTCATCGCAAATTAATGATCGTCGGGAAATAAATTCCTGTAGCGCGTAGAGACTACCAAGCAAATTCGAACATCCCAAGCCGTCGAAAATGTTCCTTAGGTTGCTTTACCTATCGGCTCAGCAAACTCGTTCATACCGCACGACCGATCTTCCAGCACGCAATGTGCGGAGCCCGAGCAGATACCTGCACTCGCTAAGCACTAACCTAACTACGACATAATCCGACTCAAAAGGCCCTCAACGTCGCATAGATCGTCGTCTTGCGCACCATCTCCACCTAGGCGCCCCTGATCGCCACAACCCTCAATGACCAGGCAGCAGTCGCGGAAAACCTGGACCTAGCGGCCCAACTGATCGTGGACGACACCATGCTCGAGTACTGGTCCTGGAAGGGCCATCCCGAGCTGTACTCCGGCAAGCACAAGGCCACCAGGTTGAACATCCAGGTCGTCTGCTCAGTCGGGCCGCTTGGCGCGGGTCTCCAACCTCAGGGTGGACGCAAGTATGACGCTGAGGCCCTGTGCAGCTCCAGCCATTGTCACCGCCACCGACATCCTGGACAGAACACCACCGCCGCGTCATCTTGGCGACAAGGGGAACATCTGGCTGTGCATGATCACCCCAAAGAGATAACCTGCGCCCCCTCTGCCCCGACAACAGGACCGTCGACCAGATCCACTACAAGATCAAGCGAGCCACCTCCAACCCAATAATCTGGTACATCCCGCAAACTGACTACAGAAGACCGCACGAGACGTTCTCAGCAACCACCTTAACTACCTTCGAACTCACATTCACGACACTAAGAATGACCTCCAATAAATAATCACCCTACACGCTCACTTAATTAACCCTGAAAAGACATGCGTCAACAAACTAAAACTAATATACTTACAGTAACCACAACAACACAAAACAGGTTTACATCTCACTGCACGTTCAAGCGCCATTAAAGTCGACTATCGAGTCAGTGACTCATTAAGTGCCTCAAGCCAAACGTACCCTTTTCCACTGGCCAGCACTATAGCCACAACTGCACATAAAACGCCCCATGTCGGCATCCCCCAGCCAAGAGAAAGAGGCATTCTACAGGCAATTGTTTTCCATAAAAAGTGAGGACGCGCTTCTTGTGCCGCATAAATTGCAGAAATTAGAGCTAAATCCCACAAAATCACCCCTATTGCGAGAATAAAATACATAAACCCTCCAGCCATTGAATATAGGACATAGACGATTCCCCGTAGTCCAATTTCAATATTGTTAATAGAGCAAGCAGTTAAAGCCCGGCGAACTTCTG from Actinomyces sp. Marseille-P3109 encodes:
- a CDS encoding AIM24 family protein, with translation MRSPLFEQANREQETGQRWTVQSSKMLRVALGPEVLAAQGAMVAYQGNIDFSYQGSRSLGGMIKKAATGEGGNLMRVSGQGEVFFARSAQNVFLLQLEGDAITVNTPSLLAFDAHLGYDIRMLGNAGILAGGLFNLMVQGQGVVAVSSDGPPLLLDCSQQPTFVDPQAAICWSANLQPQIKSSFKMGSLIGRGSGESFQLAFHGPGFVVVQPSEGQPVVASS